Within the Terriglobia bacterium genome, the region AGCGGAGTTGAGGTCGGGGAACCTGCTACGTGCGAGGTCTCGGCTTTGACGGGCGCAATGAACCGGTAGCCGCGCCGAGGAATTGTTTCGATGAATCTGGGATTGCTCGCATCGTCCCCGAGAGCTTCCCGTACCTTGAGTACCGCAACTCCCAAACTCTTATCGAATTCGACAAAGGTGTTCTGCACCCAAAGTCGCTTGCGAATCTCCTCTCGCGAAACGATCTGGCCCGCTCGTTCCACGAGCAATAGCAAGAGCTGGAAAGGTTGTTCTTGCACGCGCACGCGCACCGAATCACGCATCAGTGTGCCATCGCCCGGGTCAAGCACGTACAGGCCAAAACTGTAGCTGATTTCCGGGCTGGAAAAATCGTGTGTAGCCGGTGTCTTCATACGCCAGGCGAGAATTTTGAGCGTCGAGTTTAGCACGAAAACGGGCTAAGACGAGTTAGTCGGGGCCTGTAAGCCCCCAGAAAACAGAGAATTAGCGGTTAACGCACAATTCGTCCACAGTTGGTTTGCCAAATCTTCCAGTCGCGGGCCAAATACCTTCCGTTGCACCCTATCGACCGTTTAATCCTGAGGGGCAGAAATGAGTGCTTGCCAATCTTGCGGTGCCGTTTTAGCCGAGGGCACTCGCTTCTGTCAGACCTGTGGGTCACCGACAGAGCCCAAGACAGGTATCTCCACGTCTGCACTCGAGAGGCCGGCTACGGTCGCCGTCATGCCTCGGGACACGAGATCAAAGACGATGGATACGAATGTGGTGGGAACACTCACCTACCTCGCCGGCCTCGTGACGGGCATTGTCTTTCTCGTTCTGGAACCGTATAAGTCAAACTCTTTCGTTCGCTTTCACGCTTTCCAGTCGATCTTCTTCAACGTCGCTTGGGTCGCTTTTTGGATTGTCTGGATGATTCTCTCGGCTGTGCTAACACCTCTGACGGCCGGAGTCTTTAGCTTAATTGCTCTACCGCTGATGTTGATTTTCACGCTCGCAGGCTTTGGACTGTGGGTCTTCCTGATGTATCAGGCCTACCAGCAAAAACTTTTCAGGCTGCCGATCGTGGGCAGGTTCGCCGCAGAGTACGCCGGCGTAAGGCTGTGATGTCAGGTTGCTCGCGGCGAACGCGCCCACTGCGATGCCAATTCTCGACGCACAGCAAAGGGGTATGAACTTGAGCACGGTCAGTGCACCACCACGTTCGCTTGCAAACGCCCGCATCAGCTCGGAGCGGTCGTTCTTCTTCTCGATCACGGTGCTGATCTGCGCTGCCGTGTTCTACGGATTCGGTTCGGAATATGTGCGATTTCGAGCAGATTATTTTCCGTTTCCCAGTTTGCTTGTCTATATCCACGCAGCGCTCTTCTTCTCCTGGATACTACTTCTGTTGACGCAAGCGACTCTCGTTTCCGCAGGACAAGTAGCTTGGCATCGCCGTCTGGGGGTCGCGGGATTTTTTCTTCTCTGCTGCATGCCGATTGTCGCCGCGTTGACCGCCACGGCGGCCGTGGCGCATAACCGCGTGCCACCCGGATTCGGTGGCCCGTGGGTTTTCTACTACGACGCCATGGCATCGGTTTTGCTCGCGTTCCCAGGGCTCGCGTACTTCGCGCTTCGTTATCGGAATTCACCACAAACACACAAGCGACTCATCCTTCTCGC harbors:
- a CDS encoding amidohydrolase family protein, with product MNLSTVSAPPRSLANARISSERSFFFSITVLICAAVFYGFGSEYVRFRADYFPFPSLLVYIHAALFFSWILLLLTQATLVSAGQVAWHRRLGVAGFFLLCCMPIVAALTATAAVAHNRVPPGFGGPWVFYYDAMASVLLAFPGLAYFALRYRNSPQTHKRLILLATLIIGEAGIFRWPLRWIHETPYHVTMVIYCFLLLIIVYDFFSRRQIHPATLWGGLFLILYEETQSLIGHSRVWHGVASWILTSAYAEFAEKDKGSLEPGKLADLAVLSQDIFTVPVGELPKTVSVLTMVGGRVVYDSGALNWAEKESLPKVGEKE